One window from the genome of Candidatus Fermentibacter sp. encodes:
- a CDS encoding PAS domain-containing protein, whose translation MSTKEIPGREDEPAGRSRPLSMAPDPDGRSLLFRSIPVAVMAADASTGQVLEINDACLDLFGTTRESVLGRTLVEAGLSFVVDLGRQGRSLKSVEATVVDSAGARVVCRLYTASVLIDGSRAVVSVLLDSQMEKAVRGGRKSETQVRKGQGPVAQKPLALLVTLGDAPEGSSGEMLQLLGFDLVAESTARMVLEIAPLGRPAGVAVIDSPRDQSEADACLAEIVRTCPKCRAVVIADAGSGVRFPGGGAAVLYKPVSINDLADSINSAQLS comes from the coding sequence ATGAGCACAAAGGAGATCCCCGGCAGAGAGGACGAGCCGGCAGGCCGCTCGAGGCCGCTGTCCATGGCGCCCGATCCCGACGGCAGGAGCCTTCTCTTCAGGAGCATCCCCGTGGCCGTGATGGCCGCCGACGCATCGACCGGTCAGGTCCTCGAGATCAACGACGCCTGCCTCGACCTCTTCGGCACCACGCGCGAATCCGTCCTCGGCAGGACCCTTGTCGAGGCGGGCCTCTCGTTCGTTGTCGACCTCGGGAGGCAGGGCCGTTCGCTCAAGTCAGTGGAGGCCACCGTGGTCGACAGCGCGGGGGCGAGGGTGGTCTGCAGGCTCTACACCGCCTCGGTGCTCATCGACGGTTCCAGGGCGGTCGTAAGCGTCCTGCTCGACAGCCAGATGGAGAAGGCCGTGCGGGGAGGGCGGAAGTCCGAAACCCAGGTCAGGAAAGGACAGGGTCCCGTCGCGCAGAAACCCCTGGCACTCCTCGTGACTCTCGGTGATGCCCCCGAGGGTTCGAGCGGCGAGATGCTCCAGCTCCTGGGATTCGATCTCGTCGCCGAATCCACGGCGCGCATGGTGCTCGAAATCGCACCGCTGGGGCGCCCCGCGGGGGTGGCCGTCATAGACTCGCCCCGCGACCAGTCGGAGGCGGATGCATGCCTCGCGGAGATCGTCAGGACCTGCCCGAAATGCCGCGCCGTCGTGATTGCGGATGCCGGTTCGGGCGTGCGCTTCCCGGGCGGAGGCGCGGCGGTGCTGTACAAGCCGGTGAGCATAAACGATCTGGCGGATTCCATTAACTCAGCTCAGCTGAGTTAA
- a CDS encoding HEAT repeat domain-containing protein gives MVGPGFDPGAACEVAAPLVAAGLPWIAIAGPEDAGAWLGAGAWAVLPPGLPRETVSAYVESLVARIGSAREESPLTGLPGNARIAAVLGAAIRSGGGAVAYADITDFKPFNDYYGFSRGDAVIRTLAESLTRACGGLFTGHVGGDDFVCVGPGPLLERAMASAREEFRSRAPAFYSESDRARGGIETLDRFGRFRFFPFVDVCTVVLDLKAGMTLEELAGAAGVAKREKRGDLAPHTLSELVGVGAGAPAEGCGDGRQGDPGSIVPGWIGLVDSGTRDHSDAKAVLEAAGIAGDRRASGLLESILASGLPDGIRKSAALSLGSLACPGSQAILVESLTDPSPHVRTRAVEALALSGSASSAEAIAERTGDPSTWVRRAALRAAGAVRAPGALGILVGRLGMPEDGTRNDSSEREAALEGLALLADPGAMGVLSEMVSGAPRQRTAALWKAIAASGGDEGALLIAREAGRDGGAAQALQWLNPSSLSPPVMDAVEDAAAGLLGTDSTIPALRCLAALPGRGGRKLGAALERAAGSADGHVFALIVTVMEKRGIPPGAGMILAAASAAESVGVERRSEDLAALARLAALSGARPGIVLPLLRSRRREIAVAAARAVLMAARMRMAARDTAGGGSSPGSGDAS, from the coding sequence GTGGTGGGCCCGGGATTCGATCCGGGCGCGGCATGCGAGGTCGCAGCGCCTCTGGTAGCGGCCGGGCTGCCCTGGATAGCGATAGCCGGACCGGAGGACGCCGGGGCGTGGCTCGGGGCCGGGGCCTGGGCGGTGCTGCCCCCGGGGCTTCCGCGTGAAACGGTCTCTGCCTATGTCGAAAGCCTCGTCGCCCGGATAGGATCGGCCAGGGAGGAGAGCCCGCTCACGGGCCTGCCCGGCAACGCCAGGATAGCGGCCGTGCTGGGAGCGGCCATCCGGTCCGGCGGGGGCGCCGTGGCCTATGCCGACATCACGGACTTCAAGCCCTTCAACGACTACTACGGCTTCTCGCGCGGCGATGCCGTCATAAGGACCCTGGCCGAATCGCTCACGCGCGCATGCGGAGGGCTCTTCACGGGCCATGTCGGGGGGGACGACTTCGTCTGCGTCGGACCCGGACCCCTGCTAGAACGGGCGATGGCTTCGGCGCGCGAGGAGTTCAGGTCCCGCGCCCCTGCATTCTACTCCGAGTCCGACAGGGCGAGGGGCGGGATAGAGACGCTCGACCGCTTCGGCAGGTTCAGGTTCTTCCCCTTCGTGGACGTCTGCACGGTTGTCCTCGACCTGAAGGCCGGGATGACCCTAGAGGAGCTCGCCGGGGCCGCCGGGGTCGCGAAGCGTGAAAAACGGGGCGACCTCGCTCCGCATACCCTTTCTGAACTCGTCGGGGTCGGTGCCGGAGCTCCCGCAGAGGGCTGCGGCGACGGGCGGCAGGGAGACCCCGGAAGCATCGTGCCTGGATGGATCGGGCTCGTAGACTCCGGAACCCGTGATCATTCCGACGCCAAGGCCGTGCTGGAGGCTGCCGGGATAGCCGGTGACAGGAGGGCTTCGGGCCTCCTCGAGAGCATCCTCGCGAGCGGTCTGCCGGATGGCATACGGAAGAGCGCGGCACTCTCGCTCGGTTCCCTGGCCTGTCCTGGATCGCAGGCGATCCTGGTCGAGTCTCTCACGGACCCCAGCCCCCATGTGAGGACCAGGGCTGTGGAGGCGCTCGCACTCTCCGGATCAGCCTCATCGGCGGAGGCCATTGCGGAGAGGACCGGTGATCCCAGCACCTGGGTCAGGAGGGCGGCCCTGAGGGCGGCAGGGGCGGTGAGGGCGCCCGGGGCGCTCGGAATCCTCGTGGGCAGGCTGGGAATGCCCGAGGACGGAACCCGGAACGACTCGTCGGAGCGCGAGGCGGCCCTGGAGGGCCTGGCTCTCCTCGCCGATCCCGGGGCGATGGGCGTGTTGTCGGAGATGGTCTCCGGAGCACCCCGGCAGAGGACTGCGGCGCTCTGGAAGGCCATAGCCGCATCCGGGGGGGACGAAGGAGCGCTCCTGATAGCCCGCGAGGCGGGACGCGACGGCGGGGCCGCGCAAGCCCTCCAGTGGCTGAATCCGTCGTCCCTCTCACCACCCGTGATGGATGCGGTCGAGGATGCGGCGGCAGGTCTGCTGGGCACCGATTCCACCATCCCGGCCCTCAGGTGCCTCGCCGCCCTCCCCGGCAGGGGCGGGCGGAAGCTGGGAGCTGCTCTCGAGAGGGCTGCCGGCTCGGCGGACGGTCATGTATTCGCATTGATCGTGACCGTGATGGAGAAGAGGGGCATCCCCCCGGGGGCGGGCATGATACTCGCGGCTGCATCCGCCGCGGAGAGCGTCGGAGTGGAACGCAGGAGCGAGGACCTCGCGGCTCTCGCAAGGCTCGCGGCTCTTTCGGGAGCGAGGCCCGGCATAGTGCTCCCCCTGCTGAGGAGCAGGAGGCGCGAGATCGCGGTGGCCGCCGCCCGGGCAGTCCTGATGGCTGCGCGGATGAGGATGGCCGCCCGTGACACGGCGGGAGGAGGTTCCTCCCCGGGCTCCGGTGATGCATCTTAG
- a CDS encoding DUF21 domain-containing protein — translation MTDWILMLLSLVLTAFSSGTETAFSAASRIRALARAREGDPRAARSVRFMRDPERYLTTTLVGTNIGTVLCSSLAAGLAEATGRHWIETASAVSVGLTILVFAEVIPKHAAFIHRDSLVDRAALPLSMIRTVLYPVVLVAGWLPRLLMGRGGSSRFFESREEVRSYLHSEGAEAGRDADRVLDLGSAPAERHMKSYEDYPSIPSDISREEAARVALSRDAGFMLVFEPGGRNLAGIVRTSLLLRQTGDWDLPGIIEGIPSFDRSTVLGKVLYDLRRSGAPAGVVLGSSGQPAGMIDPDLIVEAILGRAVCTRPEPLGRLQ, via the coding sequence GTGACGGACTGGATCCTGATGCTGCTGTCGCTTGTCCTGACCGCCTTCTCGAGCGGCACCGAGACCGCCTTCTCGGCGGCCAGCAGGATCAGGGCGCTGGCCAGGGCCAGGGAGGGCGATCCCAGGGCCGCCCGCAGCGTCAGGTTCATGAGGGACCCGGAGCGCTATCTGACGACCACGCTGGTCGGGACAAACATAGGAACGGTCCTGTGCTCGAGCCTGGCCGCCGGCCTGGCCGAGGCCACCGGCAGGCACTGGATCGAGACGGCGTCCGCCGTCTCGGTGGGTCTCACGATCCTCGTCTTCGCCGAGGTCATACCCAAGCATGCGGCCTTCATACACCGCGACTCGCTCGTGGACAGGGCCGCCCTTCCCCTCTCGATGATCAGGACGGTTCTGTATCCCGTCGTCCTCGTCGCAGGGTGGCTCCCCAGGCTCCTCATGGGCAGGGGAGGCTCCTCCAGGTTCTTCGAGAGCAGGGAGGAGGTCAGGTCCTACCTGCATTCCGAGGGGGCGGAGGCCGGCCGGGACGCCGACCGGGTGCTCGACCTGGGATCGGCTCCCGCCGAGAGGCACATGAAGAGCTATGAGGATTATCCCTCCATACCCTCCGACATCTCCCGGGAGGAGGCAGCGAGGGTCGCACTCTCGAGGGATGCCGGATTCATGCTCGTGTTCGAGCCCGGCGGCAGGAACCTCGCCGGGATCGTGCGGACTTCGCTGCTCCTGAGACAGACCGGCGACTGGGACCTGCCGGGGATCATCGAGGGGATCCCCTCCTTCGACAGATCCACCGTTCTCGGAAAGGTCCTCTACGACCTGCGCAGGTCGGGCGCCCCGGCGGGGGTCGTCCTCGGGTCGTCGGGCCAGCCGGCAGGGATGATAGATCCCGACCTGATCGTCGAAGCCATCCTCGGAAGGGCCGTATGCACCAGACCGGAGCCGCTCGGCCGGCTCCAGTGA
- a CDS encoding hemolysin family protein encodes MSILLLCLLLCMSAFFSGSESALFSLDHVQKKRLECTPGGRRALALLQKPDRLLSSILLGNTLVNVAASTVASLLVLELVSGDAALLISVFGMTFLLLICGEISPKAYATVHAQQVAGFVSGPLTVFVRMVWVASSALDRISRVFVRPPSHGGPRKLSEAEIISLLELGHSEGVLGREALVTVSLLSLGERQCRQAMIPRSEVVVLRREWSRERMLCEVMASGYTRYPLLEGPGDSVAGFVDSRELLAGDGSAPAIYPIQLLPESSPLDDALATLRACGAGIGAVFDEYGDWTGLLTVEDILEFAVFHAMSGRKDLPDGVHRRGAGLVIPGSLRVETAEKLLDGDMDPEYAETCGGFFEEVTGRIPAVGDTLEIGGILMRVLTMEGRRIGTLFIEKTEGEAQ; translated from the coding sequence CTGAGCATCCTCCTCCTCTGCCTGCTGCTGTGCATGTCCGCCTTCTTCTCGGGCAGCGAGTCCGCGCTCTTCAGCCTGGACCACGTCCAGAAGAAGAGGCTCGAGTGCACGCCCGGGGGCAGGCGGGCCCTGGCCCTGCTCCAGAAGCCGGACAGGCTCCTCTCCTCGATCCTCCTGGGCAACACCCTGGTGAACGTGGCCGCCTCGACGGTGGCATCCCTGCTGGTCCTGGAGCTCGTCAGCGGAGACGCCGCCCTCTTGATATCCGTCTTCGGGATGACGTTCCTGCTCCTGATCTGCGGGGAGATCTCGCCGAAAGCCTACGCCACGGTGCACGCCCAGCAGGTGGCGGGATTCGTCTCCGGGCCGCTGACCGTCTTCGTCAGGATGGTATGGGTGGCATCCTCCGCCCTGGACAGGATCAGCCGCGTCTTCGTGAGACCCCCGTCGCACGGCGGACCACGCAAGCTCTCGGAAGCGGAGATCATCTCGCTCCTCGAACTCGGCCACTCCGAGGGCGTGCTGGGGCGTGAGGCCCTCGTGACGGTGTCCCTGCTCTCCCTGGGCGAGCGGCAGTGCAGACAGGCGATGATCCCCAGATCCGAGGTCGTGGTTCTCAGGCGCGAATGGTCCCGCGAGAGGATGCTCTGCGAGGTCATGGCCTCGGGCTACACCCGGTATCCCCTGCTCGAAGGCCCGGGCGACTCCGTAGCCGGCTTCGTCGACTCCAGGGAACTGCTCGCTGGTGACGGATCCGCTCCTGCCATCTATCCCATCCAGCTCCTCCCCGAGAGCTCGCCGCTGGACGACGCTCTGGCGACGCTCCGGGCCTGCGGCGCGGGGATCGGAGCCGTCTTCGACGAATACGGCGACTGGACGGGTCTGCTGACCGTGGAGGACATCCTCGAGTTCGCAGTGTTCCATGCGATGAGCGGCAGGAAGGACCTCCCCGACGGCGTGCACAGGAGGGGGGCCGGACTCGTGATCCCGGGCTCGCTGCGGGTCGAGACCGCCGAGAAGCTCCTGGACGGCGACATGGATCCCGAGTATGCGGAGACCTGCGGCGGGTTCTTCGAGGAGGTCACCGGGCGCATCCCGGCCGTCGGCGACACCCTCGAGATCGGCGGCATCCTCATGAGGGTGCTCACCATGGAGGGCCGCCGGATAGGGACTCTGTTCATAGAGAAGACGGAGGGGGAGGCGCAGTGA
- a CDS encoding FlgD immunoglobulin-like domain containing protein gives MISALMACAALSAWTVEPAEPTLLVFPPYGHCMGIYRAGTDQLAMLLGGLVRFDDPQGLACVKLTEWNSPGEEDDDELAVYGVNSRTGHVIYNANMYTLGLYGGNGAGDAQLSSPHGIAADASGLVVVADTGNGRVVVLERRGTRMRAREFIEGGLSEPWGVAIGDRHSIYVTDRALGTLLIYDSPSDSTPSTVSLDTPTGLAVYGEGQWNALDEDFAVAVTAGGTSLCRIEDGGVTATATLDDCGGSVFNYPVIDYYGNTWVSDSISCRIHKFDPDLDYVASFGSPGTGDRQFDHPTGLAMWRRYGQVFVAEREGARYFWVGTDMAPGVLSATGRGCSVSGTLFEKSMVLAQVTDASGTAVATLHNGRMEEGGFSLSWDGTDVLGDPVQGGTMELVIRIEPTYSSRGYFSKTYSQSFQMDLVEVAAPDSTGRSGRRS, from the coding sequence ATGATATCTGCGCTGATGGCATGCGCCGCGCTGTCGGCCTGGACTGTCGAGCCCGCCGAACCGACCCTCCTCGTCTTCCCGCCCTACGGACACTGCATGGGCATCTACAGGGCCGGCACCGACCAGCTCGCCATGCTGCTCGGAGGACTCGTGAGGTTCGACGACCCCCAGGGGCTGGCCTGCGTGAAGCTCACGGAATGGAACAGCCCCGGCGAGGAGGATGACGACGAGCTGGCCGTCTACGGCGTGAACAGCCGCACCGGGCACGTCATCTACAACGCCAACATGTACACGCTAGGGCTGTACGGAGGGAACGGAGCCGGCGACGCCCAGCTCTCGTCCCCCCACGGGATAGCCGCAGACGCATCCGGGCTCGTGGTCGTGGCCGACACGGGCAACGGCAGGGTGGTGGTACTGGAGCGCAGGGGGACGCGCATGCGGGCAAGGGAGTTCATCGAAGGCGGCCTCTCGGAACCCTGGGGAGTCGCCATCGGCGACAGGCATTCCATCTACGTCACCGACAGGGCCCTCGGGACTCTCCTGATCTACGACTCCCCGTCCGATTCGACCCCTTCGACCGTCTCCCTGGATACCCCCACGGGCCTGGCCGTCTACGGCGAAGGCCAGTGGAACGCGCTGGACGAGGATTTCGCCGTCGCCGTGACAGCGGGCGGCACCTCCCTGTGCAGGATCGAGGACGGCGGGGTCACCGCCACAGCCACGCTCGACGACTGCGGCGGATCCGTCTTCAACTATCCGGTCATAGACTACTACGGGAACACCTGGGTCTCAGACAGCATCTCGTGCAGGATCCACAAGTTCGATCCCGATCTCGACTACGTCGCGAGCTTCGGCTCCCCCGGAACCGGTGACAGGCAGTTCGACCACCCCACCGGCCTGGCGATGTGGAGGCGCTACGGGCAGGTGTTCGTAGCCGAGAGGGAGGGGGCCAGGTACTTCTGGGTGGGCACCGACATGGCGCCGGGCGTGCTCTCGGCGACGGGCAGGGGATGCTCCGTCTCCGGGACGCTCTTCGAGAAGTCCATGGTCCTGGCCCAGGTGACCGACGCCTCGGGAACCGCCGTGGCCACGCTCCACAACGGCAGGATGGAGGAGGGCGGCTTCTCCCTCTCCTGGGACGGGACGGACGTGCTCGGCGACCCCGTCCAGGGCGGTACGATGGAGCTGGTCATCCGGATCGAACCCACCTACTCGAGCCGGGGCTACTTCAGCAAGACCTACAGCCAGTCCTTCCAGATGGATCTTGTCGAGGTAGCCGCCCCCGACTCGACCGGACGGTCAGGGAGGCGCAGCTGA
- a CDS encoding lytic transglycosylase domain-containing protein — MPPRSYVYAAAVLAVSCYGSSGGRTVEALETGEAPAAPVFGEADSLMLTGRFDESLGALAEILGTMPGERDAALYRLVGLFHSCGREAEGVLFLDSLEAAWGSPLGGWQASLLDLAGDSIGASACTADPYLRTYLGGFIQPPGGLATPSTPAEVLIRLRLAPPGSLTADQMKACADLAVIFPDAAERLAEEMRKRLSVPQEVWDRDMEVLRASGRAEDADLLAVARMGATHCLDEAVAAAVLGSQPGPAGEAALLLISRGSPGWRTSWRVADALAQSGHTSELAGLVSSSTDPCFSAGARMALLRAASRPSDLLGLCDSVDSAAPDSLRARTSLFRARALRDLDRDAEAWSAYLDFAGSWPDHPASHESAFLAGRYYDAEQDWPCAAEAFETALAAPGEGRYDESCYWRGGFARFAQGDSDAALSLWTAGCSEFESGFWRDEMLYWSARATPAGSAGRTALLREAASGHPWEYYGLLASDILGDGPAWHPSYPSLDPPAEALALVRAGYGRLASGVLRYSAIPDTVSRIAGLSILGEHRRAIELCGALDSRLRYSGSGMLPDSVAILQFPAPYSDLVHEVAGDLSTSPELITAIMREESSFDRLATSSVGARGLIQLMPGTAHDVARWYGLPEIAGAQLYEPRNSIRYGSIYIDRQWGAFSGELPLILAAYNAGPGNASRWRESLPYTSDHEWFTERITYRETREYVKRVTRSCWIYGRLME; from the coding sequence TTGCCCCCGAGATCATACGTTTATGCGGCAGCAGTGCTGGCCGTCTCCTGTTACGGATCCTCCGGCGGAAGGACCGTGGAGGCGCTGGAGACCGGAGAGGCGCCTGCGGCGCCGGTGTTCGGGGAAGCCGATTCCCTGATGCTGACGGGCAGGTTCGACGAGTCGCTCGGAGCTCTGGCGGAAATCCTCGGAACGATGCCCGGCGAGCGGGATGCGGCACTGTACCGGCTGGTGGGGCTGTTCCACTCCTGCGGCCGCGAAGCCGAAGGCGTGCTGTTCCTCGACAGCCTCGAGGCAGCCTGGGGCTCCCCGCTCGGGGGATGGCAGGCCAGCCTGCTCGACCTGGCCGGGGATTCGATCGGAGCCTCCGCCTGCACTGCCGATCCATACCTCCGCACCTATCTCGGGGGCTTCATCCAGCCACCGGGCGGCCTGGCGACTCCCTCCACCCCGGCCGAGGTCCTGATCCGCCTGCGCCTGGCCCCTCCCGGATCCCTCACTGCCGACCAGATGAAGGCCTGCGCCGACCTGGCGGTCATCTTCCCCGACGCCGCGGAGAGGCTGGCGGAGGAGATGAGGAAGAGGCTCTCCGTCCCGCAGGAGGTCTGGGACCGGGACATGGAGGTGCTGAGGGCTTCCGGCAGGGCTGAGGACGCCGATCTGCTGGCGGTCGCCAGGATGGGTGCCACGCACTGCCTCGACGAGGCGGTTGCGGCGGCCGTCCTCGGTTCCCAGCCCGGGCCTGCTGGGGAGGCCGCGCTTCTGCTGATCTCGCGGGGCTCCCCGGGCTGGAGGACCTCCTGGAGGGTGGCCGACGCGCTGGCCCAGTCGGGGCACACTTCCGAACTGGCCGGCCTCGTCTCCTCCTCGACCGACCCGTGCTTTTCAGCTGGCGCGAGGATGGCCCTGCTGCGGGCGGCCTCGAGGCCCTCGGACCTGCTCGGCCTGTGCGATTCCGTAGACTCAGCCGCGCCCGATTCCCTGAGGGCCAGGACATCACTCTTCCGGGCCAGGGCCCTGAGGGATCTCGACCGCGACGCCGAGGCCTGGAGCGCCTATCTCGATTTCGCCGGCTCCTGGCCGGATCATCCCGCCTCCCACGAATCCGCCTTCCTCGCCGGACGCTACTACGATGCCGAGCAGGACTGGCCGTGCGCCGCAGAGGCCTTCGAGACCGCCCTCGCCGCACCGGGGGAGGGCAGGTACGACGAGAGCTGCTACTGGAGGGGCGGTTTCGCGCGATTCGCACAGGGCGACTCCGATGCCGCCCTCTCCCTCTGGACCGCCGGCTGCTCGGAGTTCGAGTCGGGCTTCTGGAGGGACGAGATGCTCTACTGGAGCGCAAGGGCGACGCCGGCCGGCTCGGCCGGGCGCACGGCGCTCCTCCGCGAGGCTGCCTCCGGGCATCCCTGGGAATACTACGGCCTACTGGCCTCGGACATCCTGGGGGACGGACCGGCCTGGCACCCTTCGTATCCGTCCCTCGACCCGCCTGCCGAGGCGCTGGCGCTCGTCAGGGCGGGATACGGCCGCCTCGCATCGGGTGTGCTGAGATATTCCGCCATTCCGGACACCGTCTCCAGGATCGCCGGCCTGTCGATCCTCGGGGAGCACAGGAGGGCGATCGAACTCTGCGGAGCTCTGGATTCGCGGCTGCGGTACTCCGGCTCCGGCATGCTTCCCGACTCGGTGGCGATCCTGCAGTTCCCCGCCCCGTATTCCGATCTCGTCCACGAGGTGGCCGGGGACCTGTCGACGAGCCCGGAGCTGATAACAGCGATCATGCGCGAGGAGAGCTCCTTCGACCGTCTGGCCACATCCTCCGTCGGGGCCAGGGGGCTGATCCAGCTTATGCCCGGTACGGCGCACGACGTGGCGAGATGGTACGGGCTGCCCGAAATCGCGGGCGCCCAGCTCTACGAGCCCCGGAACTCGATCCGGTACGGCTCCATCTACATCGACAGGCAGTGGGGCGCCTTCTCCGGGGAGCTGCCCCTGATCCTCGCGGCCTACAACGCAGGACCGGGGAACGCCTCCCGGTGGAGGGAGTCCCTGCCCTACACATCCGACCACGAGTGGTTCACCGAGAGGATCACGTACCGCGAGACCCGCGAGTACGTCAAAAGGGTCACCAGGTCATGCTGGATCTATGGGAGGCTGATGGAATGA
- the purH gene encoding bifunctional phosphoribosylaminoimidazolecarboxamide formyltransferase/IMP cyclohydrolase, producing MARHALLSCYSKQDVPALARGLHDLGWVLHASGGTAGCITELGIPVSPTEEITGISSMLGGRVKTLHPALHAGILAAGEDRARMEAGGGIVFDLVAVDFYPFSSRSGIPGDDPSAVELIDVGGPAMARAAAKNYVHVISAAGGDCFGEVLEAIAGKRDDVVFRRAMASRTFDAAASYDLAVSLKLAEGIEPGLRYGENPHQAAWVHFGARREGFSAASLLHGDALSYNNYLDASAAWNLVSDLPEKALVVVKHGNPCIAARAGDLATAWERAFAADSDSPYGGVLAVNSTVDTALVDRLKGLFLELVLAPGFEQGALDRLRTRKKLRVLGMPPGRETGLQIRSIWGALLVQEPDPGAAGDLSSAVQAGSRPPSAGEAEAMDLAWRICRTVKSNAMVVCGPDAALGIGAGQMSRIESLDLAIRRAAAAGLDVRGAALASDGLIPFRDTVDKAASAGITAIVQPGGSLRDEEVFRAADEAGITMLLTGRRHFRH from the coding sequence ATGGCTAGACACGCGCTCTTGAGCTGCTATTCCAAGCAGGACGTCCCGGCGCTCGCCCGAGGCCTCCACGACCTGGGCTGGGTGCTCCACGCATCCGGGGGCACCGCCGGCTGCATCACGGAACTGGGCATCCCGGTGTCGCCCACGGAGGAGATCACCGGCATCTCCTCCATGCTGGGCGGGAGGGTGAAGACCCTCCATCCCGCGCTCCACGCCGGGATCCTGGCGGCCGGCGAGGACCGGGCACGCATGGAGGCCGGGGGAGGCATCGTCTTCGACCTCGTCGCGGTGGACTTCTACCCCTTCTCCTCCCGCTCCGGCATCCCCGGCGACGATCCCTCCGCAGTCGAGCTGATAGACGTCGGCGGGCCCGCCATGGCCCGGGCCGCGGCGAAGAACTACGTCCACGTCATCTCCGCGGCAGGGGGGGACTGCTTCGGGGAGGTTCTCGAAGCCATCGCCGGAAAGCGCGACGATGTCGTGTTCAGGCGTGCGATGGCCTCCCGCACCTTCGACGCGGCAGCCTCCTACGATCTCGCTGTTTCGCTGAAGCTGGCCGAGGGCATCGAACCGGGGCTCCGCTACGGCGAGAACCCCCATCAGGCCGCATGGGTGCATTTCGGCGCCAGGAGGGAGGGCTTCTCGGCCGCCTCGCTCCTCCACGGCGATGCGCTCAGCTACAACAACTACCTCGACGCCTCGGCCGCGTGGAACCTGGTGAGCGACCTGCCTGAGAAGGCGCTCGTCGTGGTGAAGCACGGCAACCCCTGCATCGCCGCGCGCGCCGGCGACCTCGCCACCGCCTGGGAGAGGGCCTTCGCAGCGGATTCCGACTCCCCGTACGGGGGCGTGCTGGCAGTCAATTCCACTGTGGACACGGCCCTGGTGGACAGGCTGAAGGGCCTCTTCCTCGAGCTGGTTCTGGCTCCCGGATTCGAACAAGGAGCTCTCGACAGGCTCAGGACGAGGAAGAAGCTGAGGGTTCTCGGCATGCCGCCGGGTCGCGAGACCGGCCTCCAGATCAGGAGCATCTGGGGCGCCCTGCTCGTGCAGGAACCCGATCCCGGAGCGGCGGGCGACCTCTCCTCCGCCGTGCAGGCCGGCTCGAGGCCGCCCTCGGCCGGCGAGGCGGAGGCGATGGACCTGGCATGGCGGATCTGCAGGACGGTGAAGAGCAATGCCATGGTGGTCTGCGGCCCCGATGCCGCGCTGGGCATTGGTGCCGGCCAGATGAGCAGGATAGAGAGCCTCGACCTGGCCATCCGGAGGGCGGCGGCGGCCGGGCTCGACGTCCGCGGGGCAGCTCTCGCCAGCGACGGGCTGATACCCTTCCGCGACACGGTCGACAAGGCCGCCTCCGCGGGCATCACGGCCATCGTCCAGCCCGGCGGTTCGCTCAGGGACGAGGAGGTCTTCAGGGCGGCCGACGAGGCCGGCATCACGATGCTGCTCACCGGCCGCAGGCACTTCAGGCACTGA
- the nadE gene encoding NAD(+) synthase, with protein MDLAADISAWMAGRVACAGAGGVVLGLSGGVDSAVSAFLAARALGGGSVLAVNMPCGSDPVDEALASETARAAGVGYRVVELDAAHAAMVSACGLEGAPGIVKANIKPRLRMAVLYALSGGRLVTGSGNYSEYLVGYSTKWGDGACDIAPLARLYKDEVYGLARVLGVPRGVVDRPPTAGLWAGQTDEGEMGFTYLDLRRRFEGHAVDPAVAARIDALGSAGAHKREPIPVFEAREWFATHG; from the coding sequence ATGGATCTGGCGGCCGACATCTCGGCATGGATGGCCGGAAGGGTGGCGTGCGCGGGCGCGGGCGGGGTGGTGCTGGGCCTGAGCGGCGGGGTCGATTCGGCAGTGTCCGCCTTCCTGGCAGCCAGGGCGCTCGGAGGGGGATCGGTGCTGGCGGTCAACATGCCCTGCGGCAGCGATCCGGTCGACGAGGCCCTGGCATCCGAGACCGCCCGGGCCGCCGGAGTGGGTTACCGGGTCGTGGAACTCGATGCCGCCCACGCAGCCATGGTCTCTGCCTGCGGGCTGGAGGGAGCGCCCGGGATCGTGAAGGCCAACATCAAGCCGCGGCTGAGGATGGCGGTGCTGTACGCCCTGTCCGGGGGCAGGCTGGTCACGGGCTCGGGGAACTACTCCGAATACCTCGTCGGGTACTCGACGAAGTGGGGCGACGGGGCCTGCGACATCGCCCCTCTCGCGAGGCTCTACAAGGACGAGGTCTACGGGCTCGCGAGGGTGCTGGGAGTCCCCCGCGGAGTGGTCGACCGCCCCCCGACCGCTGGGCTCTGGGCGGGGCAGACTGACGAGGGCGAGATGGGTTTCACATATCTCGACCTGAGGCGCAGATTCGAAGGGCATGCCGTCGACCCGGCGGTCGCGGCCAGGATCGACGCGCTCGGCAGCGCCGGGGCGCACAAGAGGGAGCCGATACCGGTCTTCGAAGCGAGGGAGTGGTTCGCAACACATGGCTAG